A genomic window from Candidatus Pelagisphaera phototrophica includes:
- a CDS encoding aminoacetone oxidase family FAD-binding enzyme: protein MEAPLDPVRIAIVGGGAAGIFAAISAREANPNVKVCVFEKSNRFLTKVKISGGGRCNVTHACFEPRELTSRYPRGSKELLGPFYSWQPQDTVDWFESHGVALKTEPDGRMFPVTDSSQTIIDCLLDTARGSGVALKAKTGVDSARIDRAGKFQLSTNEDLVLEFDRLVLATGGGQNSPGHRIAESFGHTISSLAPSLFTFHISDARIDGLQGLSVPNAVVTCPSMKLSQSGPLLITHWGLSGPAILKLSAWGARQFAEFEYTFKLQVNWTGTHDLESAKQVLMDAKRQHGAKQVGTNPLLGLPRRLWDRFLDTESIDPKMKLSQVANHQLLSLSTTCVACDFQVTGKSMNKEEFVTCGGVSLHEVEFKRMESKQMPKLYFAGETLDIDGVTGGFNFQAAWTTGRIAGTSAAI from the coding sequence ATGGAGGCTCCTCTAGATCCAGTTCGAATCGCGATTGTCGGAGGAGGAGCCGCCGGCATATTCGCGGCCATTTCGGCGAGAGAGGCAAATCCCAACGTGAAGGTTTGCGTTTTTGAGAAATCGAACCGCTTTCTCACTAAGGTAAAGATATCCGGAGGCGGGCGCTGCAATGTCACTCATGCTTGTTTCGAGCCGCGAGAGCTCACCTCAAGATACCCTCGTGGCTCTAAGGAACTTCTGGGTCCGTTCTACAGTTGGCAACCGCAGGATACGGTGGATTGGTTCGAGTCGCATGGGGTCGCGCTTAAAACCGAGCCCGATGGGAGAATGTTTCCGGTTACCGATTCCTCCCAAACCATCATCGACTGCCTTCTTGATACCGCTCGGGGGAGCGGGGTAGCACTCAAGGCGAAGACCGGAGTCGACAGTGCCCGAATCGACCGTGCAGGCAAATTCCAGCTTTCTACCAATGAGGACCTAGTTCTAGAGTTCGATCGTCTGGTCTTGGCTACTGGTGGTGGGCAGAATTCGCCGGGGCACAGGATCGCAGAATCTTTTGGCCATACGATTTCCTCCCTGGCTCCGTCACTCTTCACATTCCATATTAGCGATGCCCGCATCGACGGTCTGCAGGGACTCTCGGTTCCCAATGCTGTCGTCACCTGCCCCTCCATGAAGCTTTCTCAAAGTGGACCACTGCTGATCACTCATTGGGGATTGAGCGGCCCGGCCATTCTAAAGTTGTCGGCCTGGGGTGCCCGCCAGTTCGCAGAATTTGAATACACGTTCAAGCTACAGGTAAACTGGACAGGAACGCACGACCTGGAATCCGCCAAGCAGGTTTTAATGGATGCAAAGCGGCAGCATGGAGCCAAGCAGGTCGGTACAAATCCACTCTTAGGGCTTCCGCGCCGCTTGTGGGATCGATTTTTAGATACTGAATCGATCGACCCAAAAATGAAACTATCGCAAGTAGCGAATCACCAATTGCTCTCCCTCTCCACAACCTGCGTTGCCTGCGATTTTCAGGTAACCGGGAAAAGTATGAACAAAGAGGAATTTGTGACGTGCGGTGGTGTTTCCCTGCACGAGGTTGAATTTAAGAGAATGGAGAGCAAGCAAATGCCTAAGCTCTATTTCGCAGGCGAAACACTCGATATTGACGGGGTAACGGGAGGGTTCAATTTCCAGGCAGCATGGACAACCGGCCGGATTGCCGGCACGAGTGCGGCAATCTAG
- a CDS encoding low molecular weight protein-tyrosine-phosphatase encodes MLNQDSKISSILFVCWGNICRSPAAENVMRQRLEQSDLSQIICDSAGTLDAHSGHSPDSRMSTAGQRRGLPMTGNARGVRPEDFERFDLILAMDRANFVDLQRIAPDPQAMKKVRLFCEYCRNHDDTEVPDPYYGGPQGFEHVLDLLEDGCEGLLENITKSEK; translated from the coding sequence ATGTTAAACCAAGACTCAAAAATTAGTTCGATCCTCTTCGTTTGCTGGGGGAATATTTGCCGTTCTCCCGCCGCAGAAAACGTGATGAGGCAACGGCTCGAGCAATCCGATCTTTCCCAAATAATCTGTGATTCTGCAGGTACACTGGATGCCCATTCAGGGCATTCTCCTGATTCTCGCATGTCCACTGCCGGACAACGCCGTGGATTGCCGATGACTGGCAATGCTCGAGGGGTGCGTCCCGAAGATTTCGAAAGATTCGACCTCATACTCGCGATGGACCGGGCAAACTTTGTTGACCTACAGCGTATCGCTCCAGATCCACAGGCTATGAAAAAAGTCCGGCTTTTTTGCGAATACTGCCGCAATCATGATGATACAGAAGTACCCGATCCCTATTATGGCGGCCCTCAGGGATTTGAACATGTACTCGATCTCCTAGAGGACGGCTGCGAAGGGCTTCTGGAAAATATCACAAAGTCGGAGAAGTAG
- a CDS encoding alpha/beta hydrolase-fold protein, with protein sequence MFGKLLALFAITFLINPIKAEDQSLPGRQVETSLSVSDGGKMPYLIYLPSDYTAKGDEVPFILFLHGRGESRGPLSLVTKWGPPRRLDAGEQMKYIVVSPQCPIESRWASDDQQARLKELLAYLDETYNIDKDRMYLTGLSMGGYGSWRLAADEPQIFAAVAPICGVGDPADAKKLLRVPIWAWHGTDDNVVPLSGSLDMINAIAAAGGKRARLTTLEHVGHNSWSAAYQPNDLYKWFDLHTASGNK encoded by the coding sequence ATGTTTGGTAAGCTACTCGCTCTGTTCGCAATTACGTTTCTAATTAATCCTATTAAGGCCGAAGATCAGTCGCTCCCTGGTAGACAAGTTGAGACATCGTTGTCTGTCTCCGACGGAGGAAAGATGCCTTACTTAATTTATCTCCCAAGCGATTACACCGCCAAAGGCGATGAAGTGCCTTTTATCCTTTTCTTGCACGGGCGCGGCGAAAGCAGGGGGCCGTTGAGTTTAGTTACAAAATGGGGCCCGCCGAGGCGTCTGGATGCTGGTGAACAGATGAAGTACATTGTTGTATCTCCGCAGTGTCCGATCGAATCGCGATGGGCTTCTGATGACCAGCAAGCTAGGCTGAAAGAGTTGTTGGCCTACCTCGATGAAACATATAATATCGACAAGGATCGTATGTATCTCACGGGACTAAGTATGGGCGGGTATGGCTCTTGGCGCCTCGCTGCGGACGAGCCCCAAATATTCGCTGCGGTTGCGCCGATTTGTGGGGTCGGCGATCCTGCTGATGCCAAAAAACTGCTAAGAGTTCCGATTTGGGCGTGGCACGGAACCGACGACAACGTGGTCCCACTTAGTGGCTCGTTAGATATGATAAACGCCATCGCAGCGGCTGGAGGGAAAAGAGCTCGGCTAACAACTTTGGAGCATGTGGGGCACAATTCTTGGTCAGCGGCGTATCAGCCTAACGATTTGTACAAATGGTTCGATTTGCACACGGCCTCTGGGAACAAGTAG
- a CDS encoding alpha/beta hydrolase, translating to MLQQFSSLVSILFTFLPLYLATALAAQVEKTGPKATFENVAYGDHANQVLDFWQAEVDEPAPLVVYIHGGGFTGGSHDKVSYAKIQRYLDANIHFASVEYRFLKHAYFPAPHEDVVSALQFIRSKANDWGLDKSRIAATGGSAGAQLVAYLAWGDDLADPENDDPIKRESTKLKAVALNGAQSTLDFDWWVDNIPGYRLEFHSGRRSDEYSKVEERAILKEISIINHIAEGDPPTFMSYWMAPSSEIPNNMKRARGWIIHHVNFGLALEEKLLQSGVEVVLKYPGASPKFSSDVDFLLHHLKK from the coding sequence ATGCTCCAACAGTTTTCTTCACTGGTATCAATTCTCTTCACTTTTCTTCCTCTATACCTCGCGACGGCTCTCGCAGCTCAGGTTGAGAAAACGGGCCCAAAAGCTACATTTGAGAATGTAGCCTATGGAGATCATGCTAACCAGGTACTTGATTTTTGGCAGGCAGAGGTCGACGAGCCAGCTCCACTGGTAGTGTACATACATGGCGGCGGTTTTACGGGGGGGTCTCATGACAAAGTCTCCTACGCCAAAATTCAGCGTTACTTAGACGCGAATATTCACTTTGCATCTGTGGAGTACCGGTTCTTGAAGCACGCTTATTTCCCCGCGCCGCATGAGGATGTCGTAAGCGCATTGCAGTTTATTAGGAGTAAGGCGAACGATTGGGGTCTGGATAAATCGAGAATTGCTGCTACCGGCGGCTCGGCAGGAGCTCAACTGGTTGCCTATCTTGCTTGGGGAGACGACCTAGCTGATCCCGAAAACGATGATCCGATCAAACGCGAGTCTACAAAACTAAAGGCCGTTGCCCTCAATGGTGCTCAATCCACATTGGATTTTGATTGGTGGGTAGACAACATACCGGGGTACAGGCTGGAGTTCCACAGCGGTCGTCGCTCCGACGAATATTCAAAGGTCGAGGAAAGGGCCATACTCAAGGAGATTTCGATAATTAATCATATAGCTGAAGGGGACCCTCCGACGTTCATGAGCTACTGGATGGCTCCGTCCTCAGAAATACCGAACAATATGAAACGTGCGAGGGGATGGATTATCCATCATGTCAACTTTGGTTTAGCCTTGGAGGAAAAGCTTCTCCAATCGGGTGTGGAAGTCGTTCTCAAGTATCCGGGCGCATCGCCAAAGTTCAGCAGCGATGTAGATTTTCTATTACATCACCTTAAGAAGTAG
- a CDS encoding fructosamine kinase family protein translates to MSGAFYKSVEAKVSSATSRSFPIVNRTSLHGGCINKAERIESDDRSYFLKRNNESFLLHFEEEQAALDELSGAGAFRVPRPICSGLADNQSYLVLEFISSGQPAETSWELLGQQLAQLHQSALPHFGWHRDNTIGATKQINNVSDDWISFFSNRRLLYQMDLAQKNGFKLKNGPQLLESLSSFFDGYSPSPSRLHGDLWSGNVGFDTNGAPFVFDPCCYYGDRETDLALSEFFGGFHPKFYDAYNEAYPLDQGYVKRKILYNLYHCLNHFNLFGSPYDSQSQLMTNQLLKFV, encoded by the coding sequence ATGTCAGGAGCATTTTATAAATCAGTCGAAGCAAAGGTATCCAGCGCGACCTCTAGATCGTTCCCGATCGTAAATCGAACGTCCCTTCATGGCGGCTGCATCAACAAAGCCGAACGCATCGAAAGTGACGATCGCTCCTACTTCCTGAAGCGGAACAATGAGTCGTTTCTCCTCCACTTTGAGGAAGAACAAGCAGCCCTGGATGAACTAAGCGGAGCTGGAGCCTTTCGGGTTCCTCGACCTATTTGCTCAGGGCTAGCGGATAACCAGTCCTACTTAGTGCTAGAGTTCATTTCCTCAGGTCAACCCGCCGAGACAAGCTGGGAGCTATTGGGCCAGCAGCTCGCCCAGCTCCACCAATCCGCTCTACCCCACTTCGGCTGGCATCGAGACAACACGATCGGTGCCACAAAACAAATAAACAACGTATCCGATGATTGGATCTCGTTTTTTAGCAATCGTCGCCTTCTGTATCAAATGGATCTAGCCCAGAAAAATGGTTTCAAGCTGAAAAACGGACCCCAACTTCTAGAAAGTTTATCATCATTCTTTGACGGCTATTCGCCATCGCCTTCACGACTGCACGGAGACCTGTGGTCTGGAAACGTCGGATTCGATACCAATGGAGCTCCATTCGTCTTCGACCCTTGTTGCTACTATGGTGACCGGGAAACCGATCTAGCGCTTAGCGAGTTTTTTGGAGGGTTTCATCCAAAATTCTACGACGCATACAACGAAGCCTATCCTCTTGATCAGGGTTACGTGAAACGCAAAATCCTGTACAATCTCTACCATTGCCTGAATCACTTCAACCTTTTCGGATCACCATACGACTCCCAGTCCCAATTGATGACAAATCAATTGCTCAAGTTCGTCTGA
- a CDS encoding glutamate-5-semialdehyde dehydrogenase, translating into MTTDAMEIDALVREIALDAREASLTLANVPTTQKNQAILRLADLIEENTDSLRKENAKDLAAAEDNGITQAMLKRLELSDRMISDMLAGARQVAALPDPLGELMETYNHPQGFKIEKVRVPIGVIGIIYESRPNVTIDCAILCLKSGNASILRGGKEAYYTNIALAKLVTQALEAYGLPPKASQFIPTKDRSALNTLLKLDQQIQCIIPRGGEGLIRFVSENSHIPVIKHFDGICTLYADKSLDIAQAKDIIVNSKCQKPGVCNAAENLLIHKEVANEALPQIAQALRTEGVGLRVDESARSILDNQGIDSTPATDEDWGTEYLDLILSVKVVDSIEEAIAFINQYGSSHSDCILTTDTDTAESFLSGVDSATVYWNVSTRFTDGFEFGLGAEIGISTDKLHARGPMGLRELCTYKFKIVGDGQIRT; encoded by the coding sequence ATGACAACGGATGCAATGGAAATCGATGCTCTGGTTAGAGAAATAGCCCTAGACGCTCGCGAGGCGTCTCTCACCTTGGCGAATGTGCCGACAACCCAGAAGAACCAGGCTATCCTCCGACTCGCAGACCTAATCGAAGAGAACACGGATTCTCTCCGAAAAGAGAATGCCAAAGACCTGGCAGCGGCAGAGGACAACGGAATTACGCAGGCAATGCTCAAACGCCTAGAGCTGAGCGATCGCATGATTTCCGACATGCTTGCTGGTGCCCGACAGGTCGCTGCTCTCCCCGATCCTCTGGGAGAACTAATGGAGACCTATAATCATCCTCAAGGGTTCAAGATTGAGAAAGTACGCGTTCCGATTGGAGTAATCGGCATTATCTACGAGTCCCGCCCCAACGTAACCATCGATTGCGCCATCCTTTGTCTCAAATCTGGAAACGCTAGCATTTTGCGGGGCGGGAAAGAGGCCTACTACACGAATATCGCTCTGGCGAAGCTCGTAACGCAAGCCCTTGAAGCATACGGACTGCCTCCAAAGGCGTCTCAATTCATTCCCACGAAAGACCGGTCTGCCCTCAATACGCTGCTGAAATTGGATCAGCAAATTCAGTGCATCATTCCAAGAGGGGGAGAGGGTCTGATTCGATTCGTTTCTGAAAACAGCCATATTCCTGTGATTAAGCATTTCGACGGGATATGTACGCTCTATGCAGACAAGTCGCTCGATATCGCACAAGCGAAGGATATTATCGTCAATTCGAAGTGCCAAAAACCTGGCGTCTGCAATGCGGCGGAAAACCTGTTAATCCACAAGGAGGTGGCTAACGAAGCACTTCCCCAAATAGCGCAGGCCTTGAGAACTGAGGGTGTGGGGCTGAGGGTAGACGAATCCGCCAGGTCGATTCTAGACAATCAGGGGATCGACTCGACCCCAGCAACCGATGAGGATTGGGGGACAGAGTACTTGGATCTGATATTGTCTGTGAAAGTAGTGGATTCCATAGAGGAGGCCATCGCCTTCATAAATCAGTACGGGAGTTCGCATAGTGACTGTATTCTGACCACAGATACTGATACTGCTGAGTCCTTTTTAAGCGGGGTCGACTCGGCAACCGTTTATTGGAATGTAAGCACGCGGTTTACCGATGGATTCGAATTCGGCCTTGGAGCTGAGATTGGAATATCTACAGACAAGCTCCACGCTCGAGGACCCATGGGGCTGAGAGAACTCTGCACGTACAAGTTCAAAATCGTGGGTGATGGACAAATTAGAACCTGA
- a CDS encoding undecaprenyl-diphosphate phosphatase, translated as MSLLEAIILGVIQGLTEFLPVSSSGHLELGKALLGIEANSDITFTVVVHGATVLSTIVVFHRDILGLIKGALQFRWNKSTDYILKIAISAIPVFAIGLLFKEEIESLFSNNVLLVGCMLLVTGALLAFTYYSPQVGDEVSKRKAFLIGIAQAIAVLPGISRSGSTIAVGLLLGVDKKKVARFSFLMVLIPIIGANAKDIIDGGMANSSVTAPPLIIGFLAAFLSGVLACRWMIAIVTRGKLIHFAYYCFIVGAGSIITHFLI; from the coding sequence ATGTCATTGCTAGAAGCCATTATCCTAGGGGTTATACAAGGTCTGACTGAATTTCTTCCCGTCAGCAGCAGCGGACATCTCGAACTAGGAAAGGCATTGCTGGGCATTGAAGCAAACAGTGACATTACATTTACCGTCGTGGTCCACGGAGCCACCGTTCTTAGCACCATAGTCGTGTTTCATCGCGACATCCTCGGCCTCATCAAGGGCGCTCTACAATTTCGCTGGAACAAATCTACCGACTACATCCTTAAAATTGCGATTTCAGCGATACCCGTCTTCGCCATAGGATTGCTGTTCAAAGAGGAAATCGAAAGCCTTTTTAGCAATAACGTGTTACTCGTCGGATGCATGCTGCTCGTCACAGGAGCGCTGCTCGCCTTCACCTACTATTCCCCTCAAGTTGGAGATGAAGTAAGTAAGAGAAAGGCCTTCCTCATCGGAATCGCCCAAGCAATCGCTGTATTGCCTGGGATTTCCCGTTCTGGCTCGACGATCGCTGTCGGACTGCTACTTGGCGTCGACAAGAAGAAGGTCGCACGATTCTCATTCCTTATGGTTCTGATACCCATTATTGGAGCAAATGCTAAGGATATTATCGATGGGGGAATGGCGAATAGTTCAGTGACTGCGCCTCCTCTCATCATTGGATTCCTGGCCGCCTTTCTTTCCGGAGTGCTCGCGTGTCGGTGGATGATCGCAATTGTGACTAGAGGAAAGCTCATTCACTTTGCTTACTACTGTTTTATAGTCGGTGCGGGCTCGATCATCACCCACTTTTTGATCTAG
- a CDS encoding CTP synthase, which produces MADEVHKEKPKKYIFVTGGVVSSLGKGLTAASLGALLEERGVTVRIQKFDPYLNVDPGTMNPFQHGEVYVLDDGAETDLDLGHYERFTSGKLSQFNNLTSGQIYESVIQKERRGEYLGATVQVIPHVTNEIKARIRAASEDVDILITEIGGTTGDIEGLPFLEAMRQFALEAGRGNVVFIHVTLVPYLNAAGELKTKPTQQSVAKLREIGIQPDILVCRTEHPIDREIREKLSLFCNVAVKAVIEEMDVESSIYELPLALQREEMDDLVVELLGLDAPPIEHSVWIDIVRRLKSPSERVDIGVVGKYIELQDAYKSVYESLTHAGIANNCAVNVIRVDAESLEKPEGLNKLKGLHGILVPGGFGDRGIEGKIAAVKNARENKIPYLGLCLGLQIAVIEFSRNVLGLKGANSFEVDKSTPHPVISMMDEQKEIVEKGATMRLGSYECRVKAGTKGFEAYGEEFVRERHRHRYEVNNDYVEQIENAGLKVSGINPKRDLVEMVELDDHPWFLGVQSHPEFLSKPNKAHPLFKAFVQASLAYKKA; this is translated from the coding sequence ATGGCAGACGAAGTGCACAAAGAAAAGCCTAAGAAATATATATTCGTAACGGGTGGCGTAGTGTCCTCACTTGGCAAGGGACTGACAGCCGCCTCTTTAGGTGCCCTGCTTGAGGAAAGGGGAGTGACCGTTCGAATCCAAAAGTTCGATCCCTATCTCAACGTCGATCCGGGTACAATGAACCCTTTTCAGCACGGAGAAGTCTATGTCTTGGATGACGGGGCTGAAACGGACTTGGATCTAGGTCACTACGAGCGTTTTACGTCAGGCAAGCTAAGCCAGTTCAACAACCTCACGTCGGGGCAAATCTACGAATCGGTGATCCAAAAGGAGCGTCGTGGAGAGTACCTGGGAGCGACGGTACAAGTAATACCGCATGTCACAAACGAAATTAAGGCCCGGATTCGGGCGGCCAGCGAAGACGTGGATATTTTGATTACCGAGATCGGTGGTACGACGGGCGATATCGAGGGGTTGCCTTTTCTCGAAGCCATGCGCCAATTCGCGCTCGAGGCGGGAAGAGGCAATGTGGTATTCATTCATGTAACTTTGGTTCCGTATTTGAACGCAGCCGGTGAGTTGAAAACAAAGCCGACGCAGCAGAGTGTCGCCAAACTTCGGGAAATCGGGATTCAGCCCGACATCCTTGTTTGCCGCACCGAGCATCCCATTGATCGCGAGATTCGGGAAAAGCTGAGCCTATTCTGTAACGTTGCCGTAAAAGCCGTGATCGAGGAGATGGATGTGGAGTCGTCCATCTACGAGCTTCCCCTTGCTTTGCAGAGGGAGGAGATGGATGATCTCGTAGTTGAATTGCTAGGACTAGATGCCCCTCCGATTGAGCACAGTGTTTGGATTGATATCGTTAGGCGCTTGAAGTCGCCCTCTGAACGGGTAGATATTGGGGTCGTTGGAAAATACATCGAACTGCAGGATGCGTATAAGTCGGTTTACGAATCGCTCACTCATGCGGGGATCGCAAATAACTGCGCAGTCAATGTGATTCGAGTCGATGCGGAGTCTCTGGAAAAGCCGGAGGGGCTCAACAAACTGAAAGGCTTGCATGGGATCTTAGTGCCCGGGGGATTTGGGGATCGTGGTATTGAAGGAAAGATAGCGGCGGTCAAGAATGCCCGGGAAAACAAGATTCCCTATTTAGGACTGTGCCTAGGCCTGCAAATCGCGGTTATCGAGTTTTCCCGTAACGTTCTTGGCCTAAAAGGCGCCAACAGTTTCGAGGTGGACAAGTCGACCCCCCATCCTGTGATTTCCATGATGGATGAGCAAAAGGAAATCGTAGAAAAAGGGGCGACGATGCGATTGGGATCTTACGAGTGTCGGGTTAAGGCAGGCACCAAAGGATTTGAAGCTTACGGTGAAGAGTTTGTGCGCGAGCGGCATCGGCATCGCTACGAGGTGAACAACGACTACGTGGAGCAGATTGAAAATGCCGGGCTCAAAGTGAGTGGAATTAATCCAAAAAGAGATTTGGTGGAGATGGTGGAATTGGACGACCATCCTTGGTTTCTGGGAGTTCAATCACACCCGGAATTTTTATCGAAACCCAATAAGGCCCATCCGCTGTTCAAGGCTTTTGTGCAAGCCAGTCTTGCCTATAAGAAAGCTTAG
- the purN gene encoding phosphoribosylglycinamide formyltransferase, with product MKLGFLASHGGSNMQAIIDQCLSGAIAGKPVILICNNPNAIAVERARDAQLPVEILNGRTHADTDQLDRQMEKSLLEAGVDLVVLAGYMKKIGPTTLSTFSNRILNIHPSLLPKFGGQGMFGIRVHEAVVAAGEPQSGATVHLIDNGYDQGQIIRQAILKVDTSDTPATLQKRILGLEHILYPNTIAEIASGKIKLPVN from the coding sequence ATGAAACTGGGTTTTCTAGCCTCCCACGGCGGCAGCAACATGCAAGCGATAATCGACCAATGCCTCAGTGGAGCGATTGCAGGCAAACCAGTTATTCTAATCTGCAATAACCCGAACGCAATCGCGGTCGAAAGAGCCCGTGACGCCCAATTACCCGTTGAAATCCTTAACGGGAGGACCCATGCTGATACAGATCAGCTAGATCGCCAAATGGAAAAGTCACTTCTGGAAGCCGGAGTCGATCTAGTCGTATTGGCAGGCTACATGAAAAAGATCGGTCCCACTACGCTTTCCACTTTCTCAAATCGGATTCTGAATATCCATCCTTCCCTTCTCCCCAAGTTTGGGGGTCAGGGCATGTTCGGTATACGCGTTCACGAGGCAGTGGTCGCAGCGGGTGAACCTCAATCTGGCGCTACGGTACACTTGATCGACAACGGATACGATCAGGGTCAAATCATCCGTCAAGCGATACTTAAAGTGGATACAAGCGACACACCAGCGACCCTTCAAAAGCGAATCTTGGGATTGGAGCATATTCTATATCCTAATACCATCGCAGAGATCGCTTCGGGAAAGATTAAACTACCTGTAAACTAG
- a CDS encoding lipid-binding SYLF domain-containing protein, whose translation MNHIFRTVTVILALVIGAGTLFAAPKRENLAARIINSEYALEEIMKKPETRIPASILQQAKGIILTLNYRAGFMLGGHGGRGVLVAKNPLNGKWGVPAFVSTGGANFGFQIGAKEVDTIYVIMDEATVGRAYTGRFDLSADAAAVAGPVGVVSEKKESDDYKNANILVYTTTKGLYAGVSIKGGWVKPDNSATKAFYNTEYNAPEIVLSDWFELPREATALINRINYYTAGQF comes from the coding sequence ATGAACCATATCTTCCGGACAGTCACAGTCATACTCGCCCTAGTAATAGGAGCTGGAACTCTTTTTGCCGCTCCTAAACGCGAAAACCTAGCTGCGCGCATCATAAATAGCGAGTATGCCCTTGAAGAAATCATGAAAAAGCCGGAGACGAGAATTCCCGCTTCCATTCTTCAGCAAGCAAAGGGCATCATATTAACCCTAAACTATCGGGCTGGATTCATGCTCGGAGGTCATGGTGGGAGAGGTGTACTCGTTGCGAAAAACCCATTAAATGGGAAATGGGGCGTGCCTGCCTTCGTTTCTACAGGTGGAGCCAATTTCGGTTTTCAAATTGGAGCCAAGGAAGTCGACACAATTTACGTAATCATGGACGAAGCTACCGTGGGACGGGCTTACACCGGACGCTTCGATTTGAGTGCCGATGCCGCCGCCGTGGCTGGACCCGTGGGAGTGGTTTCTGAAAAGAAAGAAAGCGACGATTACAAAAACGCCAACATTTTGGTATATACCACAACCAAAGGGCTCTACGCAGGAGTATCAATCAAAGGCGGGTGGGTAAAACCAGACAACTCGGCTACAAAGGCATTTTACAATACAGAGTATAACGCCCCCGAAATAGTACTAAGCGACTGGTTCGAACTACCTCGGGAAGCTACGGCGTTGATCAATCGAATCAACTACTACACGGCCGGCCAATTTTAG
- a CDS encoding adenosine kinase yields the protein MAKKYHVYGMGNALVDIVTEVTDEFFKEHSIEKGFMTLVDENRQQQLTNAIHMPSADRQCGGSAANTIIGAAQFGASCFYSCKVANDEMGDFYHDDLISHNVSTNLSPGSHEEGITGKCLVMTTPDAERTMNTFLGITASYSTKEVDETVLRDSEFLYIEGYLVTGEPGLNAMKEAKRLAEEYSVKTALTFSDPSMVKYFKDQMADVVGSGVDLLFCNEEEAMLFTETKTVDRAIEALKQKAKTFVVTLGSKGALVFDGSEEIKIDPFPTTAIDTNGAGDLFAGAFLYALTQGKTHAESGCLASLASSKVVSKWGPRLDEGQAKTLHDQLFS from the coding sequence ATGGCGAAGAAATATCACGTCTACGGAATGGGCAATGCGCTCGTCGATATCGTAACCGAGGTGACCGATGAATTTTTCAAGGAGCATTCCATCGAGAAAGGCTTCATGACACTCGTTGACGAAAACCGTCAGCAACAGCTCACCAACGCAATCCACATGCCCAGCGCGGACCGCCAATGCGGAGGATCCGCCGCCAACACGATTATCGGAGCGGCTCAGTTCGGAGCTTCCTGCTTCTACTCCTGTAAGGTGGCTAACGATGAAATGGGAGATTTCTACCATGACGACCTTATCTCCCACAACGTTAGTACCAATCTTTCCCCCGGGTCCCACGAAGAGGGAATTACCGGGAAATGCCTCGTGATGACCACACCTGACGCGGAACGAACGATGAATACGTTCTTGGGTATTACCGCCAGCTATTCCACGAAGGAAGTTGACGAAACCGTGCTTAGAGACTCGGAGTTCCTATACATTGAAGGCTACTTGGTAACCGGCGAACCGGGGCTCAACGCAATGAAAGAGGCCAAAAGACTGGCCGAGGAGTATAGCGTTAAAACGGCTCTCACTTTCTCCGACCCTAGTATGGTCAAGTACTTCAAGGACCAAATGGCCGATGTCGTCGGCTCTGGTGTCGATTTGCTATTTTGCAACGAAGAGGAAGCGATGCTCTTTACAGAAACGAAAACGGTTGACCGGGCGATCGAAGCATTGAAACAGAAGGCAAAGACGTTCGTTGTCACTCTTGGATCAAAAGGCGCCCTCGTATTCGATGGATCCGAGGAAATCAAAATTGATCCCTTTCCAACCACGGCCATCGATACCAACGGAGCGGGCGACCTTTTTGCGGGCGCATTTTTGTATGCACTAACTCAAGGTAAAACGCATGCCGAATCCGGGTGCCTCGCGAGTCTCGCCTCCTCGAAAGTCGTTTCCAAATGGGGGCCGCGCCTTGACGAAGGCCAGGCCAAGACATTGCACGACCAACTTTTTAGCTGA